A window of Prolixibacter sp. SD074 contains these coding sequences:
- the ppk1 gene encoding polyphosphate kinase 1 — protein sequence MGIEVRNKEISWLSFNERLLQEASKRNVPVIERIKFLGIYSNNLDEFFRVRVAILRRLAMMGRTTMVEGADPREVLDEIERIVVDQGKRFEQIYKGILKELAKDYIYLVNEQEMSESQGKFVRDYFLRVVRPRIMPIILKKSLPLPMLSDDAIYMAVELTGKDKTTYALIEVPSDVLPRFVIIPSEVPRGTYIILLEDIIRYELKDLFYMFEFDEIGSYIVKLTRDAELDINDDVAESYVKTVEKSLEKRGQSEPTRFVYDKKLPRDFLRILLKKLNFTKDDTIIGGGRIHNFKDFMNFPKVGPKELQYQPISPVRHKRVLPGKTYLESISEKDLLFHFPYQSFIHFIDLLREASIDPKVTEIKLTVYRVAPDSSVMNALINAARNGKQVTVVLELRARFNEQDNIEWGNLLDKENVKVIFGVPGLKVHSKICIINRKEHGGDKLFACVGTGNFHEDTARVFSDHLLCTADPRITREVNYVFDFFERNYKLNRFRHLMVSPFNMRSRIIRMINQEIRNKLEGKEAKFYFKCNNLVDPVIIRKIHDAARAGVEVRLNVRGMFSLLPTPPDQKYTIPCIGLIDRFLEHSRVYYFHNNGHERLFISSSDLMSRNLDRRVEVGAPIYDEDLRAEIKKMLELQWQDNEAARVLDNDLANQLRRTDKETPFKSQMEFYRFIRQQHGDYEEGI from the coding sequence ATGGGTATTGAAGTTAGAAATAAAGAAATAAGCTGGCTATCATTCAACGAGCGCCTTTTACAGGAAGCATCGAAGAGAAATGTGCCGGTTATCGAACGTATCAAGTTTTTGGGCATTTACTCCAACAACCTGGATGAGTTTTTTCGCGTTCGGGTTGCTATTCTCCGGCGTTTGGCGATGATGGGACGGACCACCATGGTTGAAGGTGCCGATCCGAGGGAAGTGCTGGATGAGATAGAAAGGATTGTGGTCGACCAAGGGAAACGGTTTGAGCAGATCTATAAAGGCATCCTGAAGGAACTGGCCAAGGATTACATCTACCTGGTGAATGAGCAGGAGATGTCGGAGAGCCAGGGAAAGTTTGTGCGCGATTACTTTTTGAGGGTTGTTCGTCCACGGATTATGCCAATTATTCTGAAGAAGAGCCTGCCGCTGCCCATGCTGAGCGACGATGCTATATACATGGCGGTTGAACTGACCGGGAAGGATAAAACTACTTATGCCCTTATCGAGGTGCCGTCGGACGTGCTGCCACGTTTTGTTATCATTCCATCGGAAGTTCCGCGGGGCACATACATTATCCTGTTGGAAGATATTATCCGGTATGAGCTGAAGGATCTCTTTTACATGTTCGAGTTTGACGAAATTGGTTCATACATCGTTAAGCTAACACGCGATGCCGAGCTGGATATCAATGATGATGTGGCGGAGAGTTATGTGAAAACAGTAGAAAAGAGCCTCGAGAAACGCGGACAGAGTGAACCTACCCGTTTTGTTTACGATAAAAAACTTCCCCGGGACTTTCTGAGAATCCTGTTGAAGAAGCTGAACTTTACAAAGGACGATACCATTATTGGCGGAGGACGGATTCACAACTTTAAGGATTTCATGAATTTCCCAAAGGTGGGACCAAAAGAACTCCAGTATCAACCGATTTCACCAGTGAGGCACAAGCGCGTCCTTCCGGGAAAAACCTATCTGGAGAGTATTTCTGAAAAGGATCTCCTGTTTCATTTTCCTTACCAATCGTTTATCCATTTTATCGATCTTCTGCGGGAAGCTTCGATTGATCCGAAAGTTACCGAGATAAAACTCACGGTTTACCGGGTCGCACCCGATTCGAGTGTTATGAATGCGCTCATTAATGCCGCCCGGAATGGGAAACAGGTAACGGTTGTGCTGGAACTCCGGGCCCGGTTTAATGAACAGGACAACATTGAATGGGGAAACTTGCTGGACAAGGAGAATGTAAAAGTTATTTTTGGCGTACCGGGCCTGAAAGTGCACTCTAAAATATGTATTATCAACCGGAAGGAACATGGTGGGGATAAGCTATTTGCCTGTGTGGGAACCGGTAACTTTCATGAGGATACGGCCAGGGTGTTCAGCGATCATTTGTTGTGTACCGCCGACCCGCGAATTACCCGCGAAGTGAATTATGTGTTCGACTTTTTCGAGCGGAACTACAAATTGAATCGGTTTCGGCATCTCATGGTTTCGCCGTTTAATATGCGAAGCCGCATTATCCGCATGATTAATCAGGAAATACGCAATAAGCTCGAAGGTAAAGAGGCAAAGTTCTATTTTAAGTGTAACAACCTGGTCGACCCGGTGATTATTCGGAAAATTCACGACGCGGCGCGCGCCGGCGTTGAAGTTCGATTAAATGTGCGGGGCATGTTTTCCTTGTTGCCAACGCCGCCCGACCAGAAATATACCATTCCCTGCATCGGGCTTATCGACCGCTTCCTGGAACATTCCCGCGTATACTATTTTCACAATAATGGTCACGAGCGCCTGTTCATTTCTTCGTCCGATTTGATGTCGCGAAACCTCGACCGGCGCGTCGAAGTAGGAGCCCCAATTTATGACGAGGATTTGCGTGCCGAGATTAAAAAGATGCTGGAACTGCAGTGGCAGGATAATGAGGCTGCCCGGGTATTGGATAATGATCTGGCGAATCAACTCAGGAGAACCGATAAAGAAACTCCGTTCAAGTCACAAATGGAGTTTTACCGTTTTATCAGGCAGCAGCATGGAGATTACGAAGAAGGCATTTAG
- a CDS encoding anti-sigma factor, whose protein sequence is MKIPAQVSSGRGVKTVNEVKMMNEQHITEQLWEFHLGNLSEEENQRIQQHLEVCEACLRESGVVKQSIQEIAVERSQEVPPFLYTRIQGRLEPVTKPAPVWKRALVTSLGTMLLLVGIWGGVKIGTMDVKQTSVTSGENPMGNLAINEMVNEPIEGYLFDFN, encoded by the coding sequence ATGAAGATCCCGGCGCAAGTTTCTTCGGGCCGCGGTGTCAAAACAGTAAACGAGGTGAAGATGATGAACGAACAACATATCACAGAACAACTTTGGGAGTTCCATTTGGGAAATCTTTCGGAAGAGGAGAACCAGCGGATTCAGCAGCACCTCGAAGTTTGTGAAGCTTGCCTCCGCGAATCGGGGGTGGTGAAGCAATCCATTCAGGAGATAGCTGTTGAACGTTCGCAGGAGGTGCCGCCTTTCCTTTATACACGGATCCAGGGTCGGTTGGAGCCGGTTACCAAACCTGCACCGGTTTGGAAACGTGCCCTGGTAACATCGTTGGGAACCATGTTGTTGCTGGTTGGCATTTGGGGTGGAGTGAAGATTGGTACGATGGATGTAAAACAAACCTCAGTCACTTCGGGCGAGAATCCAATGGGAAATCTGGCTATCAACGAAATGGTAAATGAGCCGATTGAGGGCTACCTGTTCGACTTTAATTGA
- a CDS encoding Spy/CpxP family protein refolding chaperone: MKKTQFLIWAVIILFAMNVATIVTIVVGRSRTVTPETANVQNPPADPDAVRFHFFAQELGLRADQMDAFRNANRNFNPRVRQLSMQMADMRQEMVDELGKENPDRKKLDSLAAAFGNLHRGLKEQTINYYMELRSVCTPEQQHQLHVLFRTMLDPNNDLPLHRYGRGWRHGNGRRGMGRRGGGPDN; encoded by the coding sequence ATGAAAAAAACACAATTCCTGATATGGGCGGTGATTATCCTGTTTGCCATGAATGTAGCAACCATCGTGACGATTGTGGTGGGCCGCAGCCGGACCGTTACACCGGAAACGGCCAATGTTCAGAACCCTCCGGCCGATCCGGACGCTGTTCGGTTTCACTTTTTTGCACAGGAATTGGGATTGAGGGCCGACCAGATGGACGCGTTCCGGAATGCGAACCGAAATTTTAACCCGCGGGTCAGGCAACTTTCGATGCAAATGGCTGACATGCGACAGGAGATGGTCGATGAACTGGGTAAAGAGAATCCCGACAGGAAAAAGCTCGATTCTCTGGCCGCTGCCTTCGGAAATTTACACCGGGGACTGAAGGAACAAACCATTAATTACTATATGGAATTACGCTCGGTATGTACTCCAGAGCAACAACATCAACTGCATGTGCTGTTTCGTACCATGCTGGATCCCAATAACGATCTTCCCTTGCATCGTTACGGAAGAGGATGGCGGCACGGCAATGGACGGCGCGGTATGGGACGGCGAGGAGGTGGCCCCGACAATTAG